In Carnobacterium sp. CP1, the following are encoded in one genomic region:
- a CDS encoding amidase has protein sequence MFNRKEDGLALAKKLHQKDVSPQELIETAFKKIEAQNPILNAVTHTRKEKALKEAAERDFSSTLFGGQPILIKGIGQDQIDEPSTSGSRLLQNNRSKQTSHFVRALEKAGFVVIGQTNTPEFAFKNITDPTLYGPSRNPWNTAYSPGGSSGGAAASVVADLVPIASASDGGGSIRIPASFTGLVGLKPTRGRTPIGPGVGRGWQGASISFALTKTIRDTAAMMDALQTVQQSAAFQTPLFERGYLNALADSEPKKFRVAYSLVSPVHGPVSDEAKAAVLKTVRWLEQNGHQVVEEKPAIDGVSLMESYYIMNSGETAAMFANIEKGLQRPVTKSDMELMTWVLFNAGQSISASTYSNSIAAWDTAAEVMADFHQTYDLYLTPATADVAPRVDAKLQTDEQFERMHHVTEMNAKDQQKIVWDMFAASLDITPFTQQANLTGQPAISLPVHLSANSGLPIGVQFTAPKGNEDWLLAIGQEMEQDGLFT, from the coding sequence ATGTTTAACCGAAAAGAAGACGGATTGGCTCTTGCAAAAAAACTTCATCAAAAAGATGTTTCTCCACAAGAGTTGATTGAAACAGCCTTCAAAAAAATCGAAGCACAAAATCCTATTTTAAATGCTGTTACCCATACGCGTAAAGAAAAAGCGCTGAAAGAAGCTGCAGAACGAGATTTTTCCAGTACATTATTTGGCGGACAGCCCATCCTTATCAAAGGCATCGGACAAGATCAAATAGACGAACCAAGCACCTCAGGTTCTCGTTTGCTACAGAACAACCGTTCTAAACAAACCAGTCACTTTGTTCGAGCGTTAGAAAAAGCCGGTTTTGTTGTGATCGGCCAAACCAATACACCAGAATTTGCTTTTAAAAACATTACGGATCCGACACTCTACGGGCCATCCCGCAATCCTTGGAATACAGCCTATTCGCCAGGCGGTTCTAGTGGCGGAGCAGCCGCTAGCGTGGTTGCTGATTTAGTGCCCATTGCTAGTGCTAGCGACGGCGGCGGCTCCATTCGGATCCCGGCTTCTTTTACCGGTTTAGTAGGATTGAAACCGACTCGTGGACGAACACCGATCGGACCTGGAGTTGGACGTGGCTGGCAAGGAGCTTCCATTTCCTTTGCTTTAACCAAAACCATTCGCGATACAGCTGCCATGATGGATGCTTTACAAACCGTCCAGCAAAGCGCTGCTTTTCAAACCCCGCTTTTTGAACGCGGCTATTTGAATGCATTAGCTGATTCTGAACCGAAAAAGTTTCGCGTAGCTTATTCACTGGTATCGCCCGTTCACGGACCGGTCAGCGATGAAGCAAAAGCAGCGGTTTTAAAAACCGTTCGTTGGCTCGAACAAAACGGCCATCAAGTGGTTGAAGAAAAACCAGCCATTGACGGAGTCTCTTTGATGGAAAGTTACTACATCATGAATTCAGGCGAAACAGCTGCTATGTTTGCCAACATTGAAAAAGGTCTGCAGCGTCCCGTTACGAAATCAGACATGGAACTGATGACTTGGGTTTTATTCAATGCCGGACAATCTATTTCAGCGAGCACTTATTCCAATAGCATCGCTGCTTGGGATACGGCTGCAGAAGTTATGGCTGATTTCCATCAAACTTATGACTTGTATCTGACTCCTGCAACAGCTGATGTTGCTCCGCGTGTCGATGCTAAACTTCAAACGGATGAACAGTTTGAACGAATGCATCATGTTACGGAAATGAATGCAAAAGACCAGCAAAAAATTGTCTGGGATATGTTTGCTGCAAGTTTAGACATTACACCTTTCACTCAACAAGCCAACTTAACGGGACAACCTGCTATCAGCTTGCCGGTTCATTTATCTGCTAACTCCGGACTGCCGATCGGCGTTCAGTTTACTGCCCCTAAAGGCAACGAAGATTGGCTGCTGGCTATTGGCCAAGAAATGGAACAAGATGGTTTATTCACCTAA
- a CDS encoding GNAT family N-acetyltransferase has protein sequence MTQLKQATTQEDADLIAQLAKEIWEEHYTAILGEEQVAYMLTHLQSAAAIHQEILDGKAYFLVESHQTAIGYLSYALSAEQLFLSKLYLKSSSRGNGIGKELIEKLKNTANEANKKTVFLTVNKFNHPTIAVYKKLGFKIIEEQVADIGHGYVMDDYIMEYRLP, from the coding sequence ATGACCCAACTTAAACAAGCTACTACTCAAGAAGACGCTGATTTGATCGCTCAACTCGCAAAAGAAATTTGGGAAGAGCACTATACAGCGATTTTAGGCGAAGAACAAGTCGCTTATATGCTGACTCATTTGCAATCCGCAGCCGCTATTCACCAAGAAATACTGGATGGCAAAGCTTATTTCTTAGTTGAAAGCCATCAAACAGCCATCGGCTATCTTTCATATGCCTTGTCAGCAGAGCAGCTTTTTCTGAGCAAACTTTATTTAAAAAGCAGCAGCCGCGGCAATGGAATCGGAAAAGAGCTTATTGAAAAGCTAAAAAACACAGCAAATGAAGCAAATAAAAAGACGGTGTTTTTGACGGTCAATAAATTCAATCACCCTACTATCGCTGTTTATAAAAAATTAGGCTTTAAGATCATTGAGGAGCAAGTAGCGGATATCGGTCATGGTTATGTCATGGATGATTACATTATGGAATATCGCCTGCCATAA
- the tyrS gene encoding tyrosine--tRNA ligase — translation MNIIDELTWRDAINQQTDEEGLRKLIAEKQIGVYCGIDPTGSMHIGHLIPFMILKRFQLAGHRPVIVIGGATGSIGDPSGKSEERVLQTKEQVQKNADKLTSQMERLFDAGKNEKSIRLVNNLEWTKDLTLLDFLRNIGKSFNVNTMLAKDIVASRLETGISFTEFTYQILQSMDYLHLYQHEDVQLQIGGADQWGNITAGLEFIRKQAGSEAQAFGLTIPLMLKADGTKFGKTAGGAVWLDPEETTPYEFYQFWLNQDDRDVVKYLKYFTFLTENEIGELAEKVETEPHKREAQKTLAREMTLFVHGEQALEDAEKITAALFSGDVKSLTARQIEEGFKNMPTFEALKEERNIVEWLVDVVGIEPSRRQAREDITNGALSMNGEKVTDVDAVVTPGNSFDGRFILIRRGKKKYFLVKLV, via the coding sequence ATGAATATTATTGATGAATTAACTTGGCGCGACGCCATCAACCAACAAACTGACGAAGAGGGGCTGCGCAAACTTATCGCTGAAAAACAAATTGGCGTCTACTGCGGTATTGACCCAACAGGCAGCATGCATATAGGACATTTGATTCCTTTTATGATTTTAAAACGATTCCAATTAGCTGGTCACCGCCCCGTTATCGTTATTGGTGGAGCAACTGGTTCAATTGGCGATCCGAGCGGAAAGTCAGAAGAACGAGTTTTACAAACAAAAGAACAAGTTCAAAAGAATGCTGACAAATTAACTTCTCAGATGGAAAGATTGTTTGATGCCGGTAAAAATGAAAAATCTATTCGTTTAGTCAACAACTTAGAATGGACTAAAGACTTAACTTTATTGGATTTTTTACGCAATATCGGAAAAAGTTTTAACGTCAACACCATGTTAGCTAAGGATATCGTTGCCAGTCGATTAGAAACCGGAATTTCTTTTACGGAATTTACGTATCAAATTCTGCAATCTATGGATTATTTGCACTTGTACCAACATGAAGACGTCCAATTACAAATTGGCGGAGCCGATCAATGGGGCAATATTACAGCCGGCCTAGAGTTTATTCGCAAGCAAGCAGGTTCTGAAGCCCAAGCCTTTGGTTTAACGATTCCACTGATGCTAAAAGCTGACGGTACCAAATTCGGCAAGACTGCTGGCGGCGCTGTTTGGTTAGATCCTGAAGAAACAACGCCTTATGAGTTTTATCAATTCTGGTTGAATCAAGACGATCGCGATGTCGTTAAATACTTAAAATACTTCACTTTCTTAACCGAAAATGAAATCGGCGAATTGGCTGAAAAAGTTGAAACCGAACCGCATAAACGTGAAGCTCAAAAAACATTGGCTCGCGAAATGACGTTGTTTGTTCATGGCGAACAAGCTTTAGAAGATGCAGAAAAAATTACTGCTGCACTTTTTTCTGGTGATGTAAAAAGTTTAACGGCTCGTCAAATCGAAGAAGGATTCAAAAATATGCCGACTTTCGAAGCTCTTAAAGAAGAACGCAACATTGTTGAATGGTTGGTAGATGTGGTCGGTATCGAACCTTCTAGACGCCAAGCACGTGAAGACATCACTAACGGCGCCCTTTCAATGAATGGGGAAAAAGTAACCGATGTCGATGCTGTCGTAACTCCTGGAAATTCTTTTGACGGACGATTTATTTTGATCCGCCGAGGAAAGAAAAAATATTTCTTAGTAAAATTGGTATAA
- a CDS encoding VOC family protein encodes MIRGIDHIGVTVPDMEQATNFFKEAFAAKVIYDNLSAEDEPKSGKQVEKNLGLKPGTKEMRIRMLAVGNSANIELFQFANVAQQQPVIASDYGLQHVAFYVDDIDKATERFTDAGGKLLSKPNDLSSSAESGSGNQFVYGQAPWGMLIEMISYPAGINYPADSQAKRWTPPK; translated from the coding sequence ATGATACGCGGAATCGATCACATTGGGGTAACCGTTCCTGATATGGAACAAGCAACAAATTTTTTTAAAGAAGCTTTTGCTGCTAAGGTTATTTACGATAATTTATCAGCAGAAGATGAACCGAAATCAGGCAAACAAGTAGAAAAAAATCTCGGGCTCAAACCTGGAACAAAAGAAATGCGCATTCGGATGCTGGCGGTCGGAAACAGTGCCAACATTGAACTGTTCCAGTTTGCCAATGTTGCGCAGCAACAACCAGTCATTGCTTCAGATTATGGCTTACAACATGTGGCTTTTTATGTGGACGACATCGATAAAGCAACTGAACGATTCACTGACGCAGGCGGAAAACTATTGTCCAAACCAAATGATTTATCTTCTTCTGCCGAAAGCGGTTCTGGAAACCAATTTGTGTATGGTCAAGCTCCTTGGGGTATGTTGATTGAAATGATCAGCTATCCAGCAGGAATAAATTATCCGGCTGACAGCCAAGCTAAACGATGGACACCACCTAAATAA
- a CDS encoding LLM class flavin-dependent oxidoreductase: MRLSVLDQAPITKGNTAADALKKAEELAIVADELGYQRLWMAEHHGTNGYASSAPEVTAAHLAAKTKNIRIGTGGVMMMHYSPLKLAEVFKTLSALSPGRIDFGVGRAPGGDTNAMYALSEGRQPMLDNMYEKFDTALKLINDEVPEDRLYSKTIATPAQIALPEAWLLGSSGSSALKAARMGVGYSFAQFFMGGMTKDIFDHYKTNFQPSAFMEKPEINVAYLVTTAETKEEAEFEALPQDIARLWLTQGRMGQLLTPEEAQDYPLTEMDRMAIKENRKLHLVGEAKEIATFLQEEQAHYGFDEAMICSIPHSQEKRLDVYRLLAKELF, from the coding sequence GTGAGATTAAGTGTATTAGATCAAGCACCAATCACTAAAGGAAATACGGCTGCAGATGCTTTAAAAAAAGCAGAAGAATTAGCAATCGTAGCAGATGAACTAGGCTATCAACGTTTATGGATGGCTGAACACCATGGGACAAATGGGTATGCTAGTTCAGCACCGGAAGTTACGGCCGCTCATTTAGCCGCAAAAACAAAAAATATTCGAATCGGTACCGGAGGCGTCATGATGATGCATTATTCTCCTTTAAAACTGGCAGAAGTCTTTAAAACGCTAAGCGCACTATCGCCAGGACGAATTGATTTTGGGGTAGGCCGAGCGCCAGGCGGCGACACCAATGCGATGTATGCTTTGTCTGAGGGACGGCAGCCTATGCTGGACAATATGTATGAAAAGTTTGATACAGCTTTGAAACTGATCAATGATGAAGTTCCAGAAGACCGTTTGTACAGTAAAACGATTGCGACACCGGCTCAGATTGCTTTGCCAGAAGCCTGGCTTTTAGGCTCAAGCGGAAGCAGTGCATTAAAAGCAGCTCGTATGGGTGTGGGTTATTCTTTTGCGCAATTTTTTATGGGCGGGATGACGAAAGATATTTTTGATCACTATAAAACTAATTTTCAGCCTTCTGCTTTTATGGAAAAGCCCGAGATCAATGTAGCTTACCTCGTCACAACAGCTGAAACAAAAGAAGAAGCTGAATTCGAAGCTTTACCGCAAGACATTGCGCGTTTATGGTTAACGCAAGGTCGGATGGGACAACTGTTGACCCCTGAAGAAGCACAGGATTATCCTCTAACAGAAATGGACCGAATGGCTATCAAAGAAAATCGAAAACTGCATTTAGTGGGAGAGGCTAAAGAGATAGCAACATTCTTGCAAGAGGAACAAGCCCATTATGGCTTTGACGAAGCAATGATTTGCAGTATTCCGCATTCACAAGAAAAACGACTAGATGTTTATCGCTTGTTAGCTAAGGAATTGTTTTAA
- a CDS encoding DUF72 domain-containing protein, translating to MITIGLTGWNDHELLITHKKRNLEDYASHFPFVELDTSFYAIPPTKNILSWIDRTPDAFQFLPKAFQAMTQHKEWLDFFPSEEAMFQHYLAAFAPMIEANKIKAFLFQFPPFFHYSEEHLTYLRKIRHWMGELPVAIEFRHASWYSGENQPLTLTFLEQQNFIHAVIDQPQTPGNSVPMIATGTNPELTVLRLHGRNYEGWLNASGPNWREKRTFYDYSQAELASFIPIIRSLEKDSKEVAVIFNNNSGGHAAANAKYLQKILGLTFDQLGPQQLGLDLFNDF from the coding sequence ATGATCACGATTGGTTTAACCGGGTGGAACGACCACGAATTATTAATTACTCATAAAAAAAGAAACTTAGAAGATTATGCCTCGCATTTTCCATTTGTGGAATTAGACACTAGTTTTTATGCTATTCCTCCAACAAAAAATATTTTGAGTTGGATCGACAGGACGCCTGATGCCTTTCAGTTCTTGCCAAAAGCTTTTCAAGCCATGACCCAACACAAAGAATGGCTTGATTTTTTTCCATCTGAAGAAGCGATGTTTCAACACTATCTTGCAGCCTTCGCACCGATGATCGAAGCAAATAAAATCAAAGCTTTTTTGTTTCAATTTCCGCCATTTTTTCATTATTCAGAAGAGCACTTAACTTATTTAAGAAAAATCCGGCACTGGATGGGCGAACTGCCAGTGGCTATCGAATTTCGGCACGCTAGTTGGTATAGCGGAGAAAACCAGCCACTCACGTTGACATTCTTGGAGCAGCAGAACTTTATCCATGCAGTAATCGATCAACCTCAAACGCCCGGGAATAGTGTGCCAATGATAGCGACTGGAACGAATCCCGAACTTACCGTATTGCGTTTACACGGACGCAACTACGAAGGCTGGTTGAATGCTAGCGGCCCAAATTGGCGGGAAAAACGAACATTTTACGATTACAGCCAAGCAGAACTAGCCAGTTTTATTCCTATCATCCGTTCATTGGAAAAAGACTCTAAAGAAGTCGCTGTTATCTTTAATAATAATTCCGGAGGTCATGCTGCTGCCAACGCTAAATACTTACAAAAAATACTTGGCTTAACGTTTGATCAGCTTGGCCCTCAACAACTGGGCTTAGATTTATTCAACGACTTTTAA
- a CDS encoding Cof-type HAD-IIB family hydrolase, whose protein sequence is MHKMVFFDIDGTLLTARKKIPETAKQAIQDLKDNGIIPVIATGRPPFRIDAILEELNIQSYITMNGQYVVYENEVIYRNPMSSDSIERLAKAAEVYQQGIAFSGSEEILGNSLTTLGQQGLLKRLIQKSPIAPPKLVVAAISHFMGAFKTKKPVLPEYYENRPIYQCILHASEKFDAYYREEFPDCHFTRWNPYSVDVITKNHSKAVGIQKMTEHLGISLQETIAFGDGLNDIEMLQTVGIGVAMESGRREVCEIADFITVSPENDGILKGLQQLKVLP, encoded by the coding sequence ATGCATAAAATGGTCTTTTTTGATATAGACGGGACATTACTAACAGCGAGAAAGAAAATTCCAGAAACCGCTAAGCAAGCTATTCAAGACTTAAAAGACAACGGCATTATTCCGGTTATCGCAACCGGCAGGCCTCCTTTTAGAATTGATGCTATTTTGGAAGAATTGAATATCCAGTCCTACATTACTATGAATGGGCAATACGTCGTTTATGAAAATGAAGTGATTTACCGCAACCCCATGTCGAGTGATTCCATTGAACGATTAGCTAAAGCAGCTGAAGTTTACCAACAAGGCATTGCTTTTAGCGGAAGCGAAGAGATTTTAGGCAACTCTTTGACCACTTTAGGCCAGCAAGGTTTGTTGAAACGGTTGATTCAAAAATCACCGATTGCACCGCCCAAATTAGTTGTGGCAGCCATCAGTCATTTTATGGGAGCTTTTAAAACCAAAAAACCCGTCTTACCGGAATATTATGAGAACCGTCCTATTTACCAATGTATTTTACATGCTTCAGAAAAGTTTGATGCTTATTATCGGGAAGAATTTCCTGATTGTCATTTTACCAGGTGGAATCCTTATTCGGTAGACGTCATTACAAAAAATCATTCTAAAGCTGTCGGAATTCAAAAAATGACAGAACACTTAGGTATCTCGCTTCAAGAAACAATAGCTTTTGGCGACGGTTTAAACGATATTGAAATGCTGCAAACAGTCGGAATAGGAGTGGCTATGGAAAGCGGACGAAGAGAAGTATGTGAAATCGCTGACTTCATTACAGTTTCTCCCGAAAACGACGGCATCTTAAAAGGGCTCCAGCAATTGAAGGTATTGCCTTAA
- the metG gene encoding methionine--tRNA ligase, whose translation MTERKTFYITTPIYYPSGKLHIGNAYSTIACDVMARYKRMQDFDVFYLTGSDEHGQKIENKAAELNITPQQYVDDMAEGMQNLWNLLEISNDKFIRTTDPVHEKVVADIFERFLAQGDIYLDEYEGWYSVPDETFYTETQLVDVQHDAEGNVIGGKSPDSGHPVELIKEESYFFRMSKYADRLLAYYNEHPDFIQPESRKNEMINNFIKPGLEDLAVSRTTFSWGINVPSNPKHVIYVWIDALANYITALGYGTDDPSLFNKFWPADVHMVGKEIVRFHTIYWPIMLMALDLPLPKKIFGHGWLLMKDGKMSKSKGNVVYPEMLVERYGLDALRYYLMREVSFGSDGVFTPEDFVSRVNYDLANDLGNLLNRTIAMINKYFDGTIPAYAGDVTAFDGELKATAEKTILDYQTEMENMQFSNALSDVWVLISRANKYIDETEPWKLAKEESKKAELASVMAHLAESLRVAAILLQPFLTHAPKEMFAQLGVETEAAKDWTAVQFGHFPADAKVVAKGTPIFPRLDIEAEVAYIKEQMDGGASTLSEEEEIPAEWDPTETKLVSVKEKQIKYEDFDKVELKVAEVIDCGKVEGADKLLKFRLDVGDEGHRQILSGIAEWYPNPEELIGKKVVIVANLKPRKMRGEISQGMILSAEKDGQLQLIEAPMEAPNGSEVA comes from the coding sequence GTGACTGAGAGAAAAACATTTTATATTACAACACCAATTTATTATCCGAGCGGCAAACTGCATATTGGAAATGCCTATTCAACCATTGCTTGTGATGTGATGGCGCGGTACAAAAGAATGCAGGATTTTGACGTTTTTTACCTTACTGGAAGCGATGAACACGGTCAAAAAATTGAAAATAAAGCAGCGGAACTAAATATAACGCCGCAGCAATACGTTGATGATATGGCTGAAGGAATGCAGAATTTATGGAACTTGCTTGAAATCAGCAATGATAAATTTATTCGGACGACCGATCCTGTCCACGAAAAAGTCGTAGCCGATATTTTTGAGCGTTTCTTAGCACAAGGCGATATCTATTTGGATGAGTATGAAGGCTGGTATTCTGTTCCAGACGAAACATTCTACACAGAAACACAATTAGTAGATGTGCAACACGATGCAGAAGGCAACGTGATTGGCGGGAAATCTCCTGACAGCGGTCATCCAGTAGAACTGATCAAAGAAGAATCTTATTTCTTTAGAATGAGTAAGTATGCGGATCGTTTATTGGCTTACTACAATGAGCATCCTGATTTTATTCAACCAGAATCACGTAAAAATGAAATGATCAATAACTTTATCAAGCCCGGCTTAGAAGATTTAGCTGTTTCGCGGACAACTTTTTCTTGGGGAATCAACGTGCCAAGCAATCCCAAACACGTTATTTATGTCTGGATCGATGCATTGGCTAACTATATTACCGCATTAGGGTATGGAACAGATGACCCGAGCTTATTTAATAAATTCTGGCCAGCAGATGTTCACATGGTTGGAAAAGAAATCGTGCGTTTCCACACCATTTATTGGCCAATTATGTTAATGGCATTGGATTTGCCGTTACCGAAAAAAATCTTCGGCCATGGTTGGTTATTGATGAAAGACGGGAAAATGTCTAAATCAAAAGGCAACGTTGTTTATCCAGAAATGTTAGTGGAACGCTATGGCTTAGACGCATTACGGTATTATTTGATGCGTGAAGTTTCATTTGGCAGTGACGGTGTCTTTACACCAGAAGATTTTGTTTCTCGGGTCAATTACGACTTAGCGAATGATTTAGGTAATTTACTGAACCGGACTATTGCCATGATCAATAAATACTTTGATGGAACGATTCCTGCCTACGCAGGAGACGTAACAGCTTTTGACGGAGAGCTGAAAGCTACAGCAGAAAAAACGATTTTAGATTACCAAACAGAAATGGAAAATATGCAGTTCAGCAATGCTTTGAGCGATGTTTGGGTGCTGATTTCACGTGCGAATAAATATATCGATGAAACAGAGCCTTGGAAGTTGGCTAAAGAAGAAAGCAAGAAAGCAGAATTGGCGAGCGTCATGGCTCATTTAGCCGAAAGCTTGCGTGTTGCTGCAATTTTACTGCAACCTTTCTTAACACATGCACCGAAAGAAATGTTCGCACAATTAGGTGTTGAAACTGAAGCAGCTAAGGACTGGACTGCCGTTCAGTTTGGCCATTTCCCGGCTGACGCGAAAGTAGTCGCTAAAGGAACGCCGATTTTCCCACGTTTAGACATAGAAGCTGAAGTAGCTTATATTAAAGAGCAAATGGACGGCGGAGCCAGCACTCTTTCTGAAGAGGAAGAAATTCCGGCAGAATGGGACCCAACGGAAACAAAACTGGTTTCTGTTAAAGAAAAGCAAATCAAATACGAAGATTTTGATAAAGTGGAATTAAAAGTGGCAGAAGTAATCGACTGCGGAAAAGTTGAGGGAGCGGATAAACTGTTGAAATTTCGTTTAGACGTTGGCGATGAAGGGCATCGACAAATTCTTTCTGGAATCGCTGAATGGTACCCTAACCCCGAAGAATTGATCGGCAAAAAAGTTGTTATTGTGGCTAACTTAAAACCGCGTAAGATGCGCGGCGAAATCAGCCAAGGAATGATTTTATCTGCTGAAAAAGATGGTCAATTGCAATTGATCGAAGCTCCAATGGAAGCACCGAACGGATCAGAAGTTGCTTAA
- a CDS encoding TatD family hydrolase, with translation MLFDTHTHLNAAEFDEDVLETIKNAVAHDVARMAVVGFDTLTIEKSLQLSQEYKDIYSIIGWHPTESYLYTDAIEEQLYYQLQLPKVVAMGEMGLDYHWDTSPKDSQKEAFRRQLRIAKELKLPVSIHMRDAIEDTYKLLKEEHVEDIGGIMHSFSGDTQWMERFLDLGMHISLSGVVTFKNAKEPKEVAKAVPFDKLLIETDAPYLAPVPFRGKRNEPAYVKYVAEEIAKLRNCSYTEVAEQTMKNANRLFRLDEWKK, from the coding sequence ATGTTATTTGATACACACACGCATTTAAATGCAGCAGAATTTGACGAAGATGTTCTAGAAACCATCAAAAATGCCGTAGCACATGATGTTGCTCGGATGGCTGTCGTTGGTTTCGATACGCTTACGATAGAAAAATCCTTACAGTTAAGCCAAGAGTATAAAGACATTTACAGCATCATCGGCTGGCACCCAACCGAAAGCTACCTTTACACAGATGCCATTGAAGAGCAGCTGTATTACCAATTGCAGTTGCCAAAAGTGGTCGCTATGGGAGAAATGGGTTTGGATTATCATTGGGATACCTCACCTAAAGACAGCCAAAAAGAAGCTTTCAGACGGCAATTGCGGATCGCTAAAGAACTAAAATTGCCTGTCAGCATTCACATGCGGGATGCTATTGAAGATACGTATAAATTGTTGAAAGAAGAACACGTTGAAGATATTGGCGGCATCATGCATAGTTTTAGCGGAGACACTCAATGGATGGAACGTTTCTTAGACTTGGGAATGCACATTTCTTTAAGCGGAGTGGTTACGTTTAAAAATGCGAAAGAACCCAAAGAAGTAGCAAAGGCGGTTCCGTTTGATAAGTTGCTGATTGAAACCGATGCGCCTTATTTAGCACCTGTACCTTTTAGAGGCAAACGCAATGAACCGGCGTACGTTAAATACGTAGCTGAAGAAATAGCGAAGTTAAGAAACTGTTCTTATACTGAAGTAGCAGAACAAACGATGAAAAATGCCAACCGTTTGTTTAGGTTAGATGAATGGAAAAAGTAA
- the rnmV gene encoding ribonuclease M5, translating into MEKVKEIIVVEGRDDTRRIHESLEADTIETNGSAINEETLQLIAKAQATRGVIVFTDPDFPGEKIRKTISRAVPGVKHAFLTIDEAKPKGSGSLGIEHASPEAIRAALAKSYTETLEQESLISRELLIDAGLIMGAFAKKRREKLGERLNIGYTNGKQLQKRLQMFQISPEEVIQAMQQILEEEHDKS; encoded by the coding sequence ATGGAAAAAGTAAAAGAAATCATTGTCGTCGAAGGACGGGATGACACTCGCCGGATCCATGAGTCGCTTGAAGCAGATACGATTGAAACAAACGGTTCTGCCATTAACGAAGAAACACTGCAGTTGATTGCCAAAGCACAAGCAACCAGAGGAGTCATTGTTTTTACCGATCCAGATTTTCCGGGTGAAAAAATCCGTAAGACAATTTCTCGAGCTGTTCCCGGTGTAAAGCATGCTTTTTTGACGATCGATGAAGCAAAGCCGAAAGGCTCAGGAAGTTTAGGGATCGAACACGCTTCGCCTGAAGCCATTCGTGCAGCTTTAGCAAAAAGTTATACAGAGACCTTAGAACAAGAATCATTGATTTCCCGTGAATTGTTGATAGATGCGGGGTTGATTATGGGAGCATTTGCAAAAAAAAGACGCGAAAAGTTAGGCGAACGCCTTAATATTGGATATACGAATGGAAAGCAACTTCAAAAGAGACTGCAAATGTTCCAAATCTCTCCTGAAGAAGTGATTCAAGCGATGCAGCAAATTTTGGAGGAAGAACATGACAAATCATAA
- the rsmA gene encoding 16S rRNA (adenine(1518)-N(6)/adenine(1519)-N(6))-dimethyltransferase RsmA, which translates to MTNHKDIATPIRTKEILKKYGFSVKKSLGQNFIIDTNILSNIVEAAGLNKETNVVEVGPGIGALTEHLARASKEVIAFEIDDRLLPVLADTLSPYDNVSIIHQDVLQANLKEVLTEKVDLAEPLMVVANLPYYITTPIVMYFLESVVRIDALVIMMQKEVAERITAAPGSKAYGSLTIAVQYHMDAEIAFIVPKTVFMPQPNVDSAIIKLTRRTTPSVEVMDEKVFFELTRAAFVQRRKTLWNNLLGKYGKEEAMKEKLIQALDYAGIDPKRRGETLSLTEFGKLADGICLKVLN; encoded by the coding sequence ATGACAAATCATAAAGATATTGCAACACCTATAAGAACCAAGGAAATTTTAAAGAAATATGGTTTTTCAGTAAAGAAAAGCTTAGGACAAAATTTTATCATTGATACCAACATTCTTTCTAATATCGTGGAAGCAGCTGGTTTAAACAAAGAGACAAATGTGGTTGAAGTAGGCCCCGGGATCGGAGCATTAACGGAACATTTAGCGAGAGCCAGCAAAGAAGTCATTGCTTTTGAAATCGATGATCGCCTTTTGCCGGTTTTAGCCGATACTTTGAGTCCTTATGACAATGTATCGATTATTCACCAAGATGTTTTGCAAGCAAACTTGAAAGAAGTGCTAACTGAAAAAGTGGATCTTGCAGAACCGTTGATGGTTGTAGCGAACTTGCCTTATTACATTACGACGCCCATTGTGATGTACTTTTTGGAGTCGGTGGTGCGCATTGATGCTTTAGTGATCATGATGCAAAAAGAAGTTGCAGAACGCATTACAGCCGCTCCTGGCAGCAAAGCTTATGGATCGCTGACGATTGCCGTTCAATACCATATGGATGCGGAGATCGCCTTTATTGTTCCGAAAACGGTATTTATGCCCCAGCCCAATGTGGATTCAGCCATTATCAAATTGACGCGCAGAACGACACCAAGCGTAGAAGTAATGGATGAAAAAGTGTTTTTTGAATTGACTCGAGCAGCTTTTGTGCAACGCAGAAAAACGTTGTGGAATAATTTGCTAGGAAAGTACGGCAAAGAAGAAGCGATGAAAGAGAAGTTGATTCAAGCATTAGACTATGCCGGAATAGATCCGAAACGCCGCGGCGAAACATTAAGCCTGACAGAATTCGGAAAACTAGCAGACGGAATTTGTTTGAAAGTATTAAATTAA